The Tenebrio molitor chromosome 7, icTenMoli1.1, whole genome shotgun sequence region CATCAGCACACCAATCGGTGACACTAGTGTTGGACGCAACTGCCGCTTGTTCTTcatgttcaattattttttcttgagatTGTACTCTGATACAAATCCAACTAAATGCAAATTGAGTgtcatttttcttcaaacaaaaTTGTGCCAACGTACCTTTCACTTTGATTCCAACAATTGGGATTTATGCaagcaaataaataaagagtTCGGTGGTATGCAGAATTATCCAAGGGAGCATAAATTTGTATCACTAAAGGTCTCGGCAGTTGGCATAATGGGCAAATTGGCGATTCAAGCTTTATATTGCTAGGGACATCCTATAAAGGCAataaacaagaaataaagCATGTTTTGTGATTTCATTGATGATAGTAACAtattttcgaattttatgaaacgaaaattgtttttatgttgatttaatttaaatttaaatatttttatgatttttggaaatatatgattatattagtaaaaataaagtaaaaaatcaaaataaaatgctCTATAAAATCCTTTATTACAGGGACACTTATTGTAGGGGGTGTAACTCAGTGGTAGAGTGTCTGCTTCGCATGCTGAAAGTCCTGGGTTCAAATCCCAGCTcctccaaaaatttttttttaattttcaacacatcaaaataaaaatgcaaaaaccaATTGACACAACGtccataattaattatttttcatgaaAAACACGTGGTAAATGATTTAGCAacagaaaatacaaaatttgctTTGTCTTGAGTTGGGGTAATGTCACTACTTACAGGCTTTCCTCCAATTTTATTGGtggtaaaattaatttgattcttATGCTTTTCGGTGATTAATTCATCTTCGAAACCGAGTAACACTTTCGTATTGTTTTGTGCCATGTTTCAGCATCAGCTGATATATTTATTCCATAAACTTAATATTCTGCTTTGTGCTATAGTCAACCAAATATACAATGGGTGAGTTTTGTCTCATAAGGATACCGTTTATTGGAAGTGTTCAAGACACGATTGTAGAGCGCCTGCGTACATTTAACCAACTTCACTGCTCTGCATTTATCGATTGCATTTAAAAAGTCGTAAAGTGCTTAACTTTAGATTATATTATTACGAAAGGTGAATCGacccatttttatttttcactctcCATAACAAGTACGACGGGCGAATTTCAATCTAGATAGAAAAAGACGTTTACGACGGCAAAAACGAGctataattttcaatttggaatttttcttttattgtttctttttttttctatgtttGCAAAACCTAAACAGTCGATCACAAAATTTACTtctcaaatttataaataagaaGATCAATATAttacatttatgtcaagttaaCATTCGTTAGGTAATTCATatcgataaaattaattaaataaacttcAAGCATTTTTCTAGTTAAATTTACCGCCATTATAAAACTCTAACCAGGTTTACTACCAACCTGACAGTATTTGAGTTGGTGGATCTACAATACATTCCttgcaaataaataaagtgcattcacgttgttttggtatATTGgcaggccatggaaattttgcatttaatttggtagtagaGTTGTCTGTTGGATTAAGTTATGtctttctaagtttgaggttataaatagggtcaatgtctagtgcattgttgtcagttttactacaGCTACAGCGTGATCATTCTTCATTCATTTTGATCGGTCCGCACACAGAACACttggtccgcatgtcaggcggaaatcaaacagtgtgtccaacgttaaaaaaaataaattatacaatTACCAATTTGTAGGTTAAGAAGTTTTATTGTCAACAATTGAgaataacaaaatatttatggtGTTACTTCtgccaaaaatataaaataagaaCCAGAAATGGATATCTTAAAAGCCGAAATAGCAAAAAAACGGAAATTActcgaagaaaaaaaaatattggtgaGTATTATACCAcctcaaatttttccaaaattatgTCATACAATATAATTTTACCTTAAAGCCACACAAAATAATGTTTTCAGGcgccaaataaaaaatattttaaaagggGAGACTTATTAGCTAAAGAGCAAGAAGAgtattgtgaaaaatatgGGACACATAAAAATGAGGACTCTGTTAATTCTACACAAACTCCTGAAGGTAGAACTTGTCAGTTCACGTTTTAGAGACGTCCTCAAATATGTGCCATAATTATAGGGAATAAATCAGAATCTGAAATGGAGGGACACAGTATTCTGCCCCGGAGTGAGGTCATCTCGCGATTACGCGACCGTTCCGAGccgattttgttttttgggGAGACAGAAGTCGACGCTTTCAAACGGTTGCGATTATGCGAACTCTTAGAACCTGAAGTTAACAAGGGTTTCCGCAATGATTTTCAAGAAGCAATGGAACAGGTGGATCAAGCATACCTTGATGAACTTTTGGCAAATTCTGAAGATGCAAAAGCGAATTCAAAGTCAGTtgctaaagaaaaaaatgtttctataaCGTATGACGAGCTTCGTGAGATGGCTAAGGATATGGGACGCGGCGAACGGGAACGGGATATGACTGTCATTGTACACTTTATTAAGGTATATAGATTGGAAACGTCATGTcacaattatatttattttgaatatggGGGAGGTTCTACATATGGGGGCGGTAGTTCATTTGGTTGAATCGGGGGTGGAATCGGGGCTTCTATCGTATATGGTGGAGGAGGCGGCAAACCTGAAACGGATCAGAATTACTGTAGAATTGTATCATTACATAATTAAAGAAACGTACCAGTTGCCGGTGAAACTTGCGTTCTTTGGTGTTCCTGTAACTGTTGCATCAACATTTGCATTATTGTTTGTGATAGAGATATAACTCGACCtgaaatatttctattagtgTTTTAACTCACGTGACGTGTTTATTTTTACCTGTCTCTTTGATTTTTCGtatcaaaacaatttttgatagTCTTATGTATAGGGCGATTAAAAACCcaaccaaataaaaaactacCACCAAAACAATCAAAGCAACTGGAGCGTCGTCATCGGCCGCgaccatttttgttttacactaaacaatatGATGATAAAACACTTGATGAAACTGTTCTTTATCTTATCTGATCTAAATATTTCGATTGTTGAGAATAAATGACTTTCAATATTGAAACATTACTCTTAATACTTGAtattaataatgtatttacaaatttttgtattattggtAAATGCATATTAAGTCATTTTCTTTGCTCAGTAAACTCAactatttgaaatttgttactggaattaatttaatgccaaatgtactaaaaatatttatctgaGTGAATGAATCATCTCGTTTGGATATCTTAATTCCGAAgatcataaattttaaaacgcaACTTCCTGAGATTGTTGATTGTTATCAAAGACTAAtgtagaaagaaaaaagaagttTTTTTACAAGACTTgcataaaatgtcattttagtaCCTCAGTTAATTTATTGAAAGTGAGATTGTTACATAACGTGTCAAAGAAGCAGCAACGTAATGTATGAACAGGAAAATTGAAAGTACCCTTGAAAACACacaaacaaaagtgaatttCTGCGTTTATTTCAATGTTACAACCACTTGTATTGAATAATATAGGCCTGACAGCTTGCTGTGTGTCATTCACCCACGTTATGCCCTGTTTTGCTGTCTTTTTGCATACATTTCTTTTACGATTCAATTATTAAATACATTcggtcgtgcaaaaaatagcaTATCTATTCAtgtgtattaaaaatatgagggaatataacatttttgtagtttattctGAAACTATGGCAAGAACAGCTGCAGGACCGTTCCTCCGAAGAAAAACAAGGAACCAAAGGCAAACTGGCAGGCGCCACGTACACCCAAACCCAGGAATATCTCAAGCCTCTCCTCAGAAAACTGAAAGCGTTCACACTTCCAGAAGATATTTCGGACAGTTTAACAGAAATCGTCGTTCACTTATTGAACAGAAATTATCTCAAAGTAAAACTGAATAAAATTCTTTGTGAATATTATCGGATTAATGGAATTTTTTAGGCGAGCGACGCTTATTTGCAAATGGCCATCGGCAACGCACCTTGGCCAATCGGAGTCACTATGGTTGGTATCCACGCTCGTACAGGTCGCGAAaagattttctcaaaaaacgtTGCCCACGTAATGAACGACGAAACTCAAAGAAAATACATTCAAGGTCTGAAGCGGCTGATGACTAAATGTCAAGAGTATTACCCCACTGATCCATCCCGATGTGTGGAATATGCAGCTTTTGGAACACCACCACAACGTGAGTCAGCTTCGACGAGttaatacatttattattattatgtcgtACTTGGATTTTGTACATAAAGTTAACAATACTTAAGTTAACAATAAAGTTACTTATGTGGGTCTAATAATGTGACATTAGGGTTTTTGTTCGTGCAGTGAATAAGGCGGTGGATAATCTTGCGGCGGATAATCTTGCGGTGGATAGAAACCtaaaattggaaatatttaGTACTAGTGTGTATAAAATACAACCTGtcacagaaataagtacattaattttaaccagtggcagatctcgtcaagaacaccaaaattgttatgtacctaccattttttcgaaatataattttcatttcagtgtTTTACGCCctcataaattaacgagctgtctattttctatgtagttatttaacccaatgacagtgaccgtgaaataatagtttttgtaaaatcagagcaaaacattgtgtttttagaataaagttttttcgctcTGCGGCCGAGGTGAAgaggattacatttttagttagttttatccgactCAGTCAGGTGTTAACGTGTTGATTCTGTGATTCGAGctcaaattttgtgaaaatggtgcgtttattttcgaatagtgAATACATAGATATTGTGTAGTGTATGGTGAAGTGTGCGGGAGTGTTCCTCGAGCCCAGAGAATTTCCGTGCGACTTCTTCTTGTGGGGGTACACACAATTCGCAATAACAGGTATGTTGGAAAGAGTGGAAGAATCATTTCGTCGGCgccttcattattgtattAACAACAACGGCGGTCACTTTGAAtaatgattagtgattactcTGATTACTCCATGAAAATTTTTACGGAttaatatactaattttaggagacattttgtcattatCTTAGGTATGGGCGATTCATTAGGatcagtttaaaatatttattattaaaattgttttcatttaataactaCCATATAGGtaattctcttttttctcttccacACTTATCATTATAGGTCACAGTAACGGGCGTAGCAGTTAACTGCTGTGCATTAGTTAGcaaaaaaaacaagtgaaacttttcttgcatttgttttttcttctccGCTTATCAACGTCGGCGAAGCAAATAATCCCCATTGGCGGCGGGTAATGAAATTTGTGCCAAAATTTCaaggtttaggaaaaaaatgtatttatttctgagacacgttgtatatcATAGTTTTGGTAAGAACATCACGTAACAGTCAACCGGCGgtgtaaaaaatacaaattatggCCATATTTACCTGCTGGTGGTGCCGGTGGCGGTGCTTGTGCGGATGAATAGGGTGTCATAGTTTGTTGTGGTTGTGGTGGGCAAACTTGTACTACTTGGCTGGGTGGAATTGATCCTCCGACAACCACCATTTGGATAGTTGGTATAAGCCTCCCtaaaagagtttcaattaaaaaaatgagcagataatattaacaacgtacttacccattgaaataatttgatttcttaaacgaaaatttaccctaaataaataaatgacgaCGAAAACCACTTCAGTAATCGCTATTCCTCCGCAGATAGCAGCAGCGGTATTGCTGAaagttttgtccattttattGCACAAGAATTCACCAGGTTATTTTGTTTCTTTGGGTGTAGTGTTCGGttaatcagaaaaaaatcaatttctgTAGGTAGATAGCTGATTTATCACTTCTCGTTACTGTCACTGATAAGGTAACGGAAATTAGTTTTTTCGCAGTAATACGTTGTAAAACAACTACCTACGtaaattctttattaaaaaaccaaagaataaaatcttgtttttAAGTGACATTCTGCAAATACTT contains the following coding sequences:
- the Prp18 gene encoding pre-mRNA-splicing factor 18 gives rise to the protein MDILKAEIAKKRKLLEEKKILAPNKKYFKRGDLLAKEQEEYCEKYGTHKNEDSVNSTQTPEGNKSESEMEGHSILPRSEVISRLRDRSEPILFFGETEVDAFKRLRLCELLEPEVNKGFRNDFQEAMEQVDQAYLDELLANSEDAKANSKSVAKEKNVSITYDELREMAKDMGRGERERDMTVIVHFIKFILKLWQEQLQDRSSEEKQGTKGKLAGATYTQTQEYLKPLLRKLKAFTLPEDISDSLTEIVVHLLNRNYLKASDAYLQMAIGNAPWPIGVTMVGIHARTGREKIFSKNVAHVMNDETQRKYIQGLKRLMTKCQEYYPTDPSRCVEYAAFGTPPQRESASTS
- the LOC138135948 gene encoding uncharacterized protein, whose amino-acid sequence is MDKTFSNTAAAICGGIAITEVVFVVIYLFRVNFRLRNQIISMGRLIPTIQMVVVGGSIPPSQVVQVCPPQPQQTMTPYSSAQAPPPAPPAGFYPPQDYPPQDYPPPYSLHEQKP